The Strix uralensis isolate ZFMK-TIS-50842 chromosome 4, bStrUra1, whole genome shotgun sequence genomic interval CCCCCCGCGCTCTCGCTCTCGAATAAAGCTGCCCTGAACCTGCCCGCGGCCCTGCGTCTTCCTGGGGGACACCgagggggcaccgggggggggggcggttcaGCCACGtgcggccgcggggggcgggaggaggcggtAGCGCGAACCGCGCGGGAAGGGGCGGGCGGCGCCGATTGGACGGGTGGACAGGAAGAGGCGGGACACTGCGGCCTTTCCTGGGCCTGATTGGTAGCGGAGGCAAAAGGAGGCGGGGCTGCCCCGTTCTCTCGCTGattggtggggaggggggtccgTCGAGGACAGCCTGCGCTGATTGGCGCGGAGCGCGGAGGTGCTGCCGCGGATTGGTCGATGAGTGGAGGGGGCGGGCTTCCTGCGGGTGGCCGCCATttccgggcggtggcggcggcggcagcagcggcggcaaGATGGTGAGTGTCGGCCAGGCCGCATCCGCCCGCatcgggccgggccggggcccgcGGGGGTCGGGGGCGGGCTCGGGGCGCCGCAGAGCCCCGGCCGGGGGGAGCGCGGGGTGGGAGCGGGGCGCGCGGCCCCGAGCCCCCGGTGATCGGTGCCCGGTACCAGGTGCTGCTCCACGTCCTGTTCGAACACGCCGCCGGGTACGCGCTGTTCGCCGTGCGGGAGGTGGAGGAGATCGGGCTGCTGCTGCCGCAGGTACGGGCCGCGCCCGGCTaacggcggggggcgggcgggccgggcctgCCGGTGTCCGCCGCGTCCCACCGGGCCCCCCCGTCGCCCCGTAGGTGGAGGAGAGCGTCCTCACCCTCGGCAAGTTCCACAACGTGGTGAAGCTCGTGGCCTTCGCCCCCTTCCGATCGGCCCAGAGCGCCCTGGAGAACATCAACGCCGTGTCTGAGGGTGAGCGGGGCgctcggggggggcggggtgtcCCCCGCCACCGGCACCgctgacacacaccccccccccccccgccgtggtTTCCCGCAGGGATCCTCCACGAGGACCTGCGGCTCCTCCTGGAGACCTCGATGCCGGCCAAGAAGAAAAAAGCGCTGCTGGGGGTCGCCGACCCCAAGATCGGAGCCGCCATCCTGGAGGAGTTGGGGTACCAGTGCCAGACAGGGGGGGTGGTGGCCGAGATCCTGCGGGGTGAGTCCGGGGGCGGAGAGGGAgccccgggggtgggggtggggacacacacacggggacccccccggggccgcgggtGACGGCTGGGTCCCCGCAGGGATCCGCCTGCACTTCCACGCGCTGGTGAAGGGCCTCAGCGCCCAGTCGGCTTCCAAAGCGCAGCTGGGCCTCGGCCACAGCTACTCGCGGGCCAAGGTGAAGTTCAACGTCAACCGCGTGGACAACATGATCATCCAGTCTATCAGCCTGCTGGACCAGCTGGACAAGGACATCAACACCTTCTCCATGCGCGTGCGGTGAGCCGGCTGTCCCCGGGCCGGGAGGGGGGTGCGGGTCCGTCTCCCCACGCTTACCACAGGCCGCTGCCGCTCCAGCCGCCTGCACAGGACGGGGAGGGAGAGAAGCGCCTCGAAGGAGCCGTCCCGGCCGCGGTGACAGTGCCCGGCCGGTGCGTGCCCGGTGGGGGGACACGTGGGAGTGGGAGGCGGGTCATGGCGCGGCACTGACGCCCTCCCCGCAGTGAGTGGTACGGGTACCACTTCCCCGAGCTGATCAAGATCGTTTCGGAGAACTACGCGTACTGCCGGCTGGCCAAGTTCATCGGGAACCGCAAGGAGCTGAGCGAGGAGAGCCTGGAGGGGCTGGAGGAGATCGTCATGGACGGTGCCAAGGCTCAGGCCATCCTCGAGGCCTCTCGCTCCTCCATGGGTGAGCAGGGACGCAGGGGGGTGGCTCTGCGCTTCCCAGGGAGGGTGGCGAGAGGGGTCCCGCCTGCTCACCCCCCCTCGTCTCTCCAGGGATGGACATCTCCCCCCTCGACCTCATCAACATCGAGAGCTTCTCCAGCCGCGTCATCTCGCTGTCCGAGTACCGCAAGGGCCTGCAGGAATATTTGCGCTCCAAGATGAGCCAGGTGGCGCCCAGCCTCTCGGCTCTCATCGGGGAGGTGGTGAGTTGCTGGCGTGTGCGACCCCGGTCCCGTCCGCCCCCCCACCCTGTGCCGCGGAGATGATGTCGGAGTGAATCTGTCAATCCACTGAGCCGTGCTGCTGACACTTCTCACTGCTGATccccggccggggggggctgTGCGGGGGCTCCCAGGGGCGGGGGGCAGCTGTGACCCACCCCCCGTCCATCCTCTTCCTCCACAGGTGGGCGCCCGCCTCATCTCCCACGCCGGCAGCCTGACGAACCTGGCCAAGTACCCGGCCTCGACGGTGCAGATCCTGGGGGCCGAGAAAGCCCTTTTCAGGTACCGCCGCGGGGTGGTCGCGGTGATGGCAGGTCCCTGGGCTGCGCTGGCTGTGACgcgccggggctcccccggccgCGGGTGATcagccacccccagcctctgAGCGACCACCGTGGCTTTGGGTCGTCCCCGGGCACCCCCAGAGGTtagcggggctggggggcgggaAGACAGCTCCGGTTTGGGGGGGACCCTCGGCCCGGGGCCTTCTCCCAACAGCTCCGCCGGCCGCTTGCAGGGCTCTGAAGACGCGAGGCAACACCCCCAAATATGGCCTCATCTTCCACTCCACCTTCATCGGGCGAGCGGCCGCCAAGAACAAGGGGCGAATCTCCCGCTATTTGGCCAACAAATGCACCATCGCCTCGCGCATCGACTGCTTCTCGGGTGCgtgggggccgcggcgggggggggatgcGACCCCGGGGGGGGCTTCTGCCATGATGGGAATTTTATTTTTCGTCAACAGCATCTCACTGTGTGAATGGTGACACTTGTTTGCTGAGCAGAGCGGGGCAGGGGGGCCGGGTGGGGCGCGGGCAGGGATTTTGGGGGTGCTgagctctttcttttccttccccgcCCCCCACACACCCCGCAGAAGTCCCCACCAGTGTTTTCGGGGACAAGCTGCGGGAGCAGGTGGAGGAGCGTTTGGCTTTCTATGAGACGGGGGAACCGCCCCGCAAGAACCTGGAGGTGATGAAGGAGGCGGTGGTGGAGGTGAGGctgcggcgcggcggcgggcagggccctgTGGTCGGAGGTGATGTCAAACCCCCCCTGACCCACCGTGGAGGGAAAAACAAACTGATTTAATGAGGCTGATCCGACCGGGGCTGCAGGGACGGGTCCTGGGTTGGGAATGTCCCACCCTGAGGAGctgcctctctccttcctttaGGCGAGCGAGGTGGTAGCTGAGGTCAAGAGGAAgcaggagaagaaggagaagaagaagaaaaagagggagaaacgGCGGCTGGAGGCGCTGGCTGCGgccgcagaggaggaggaggtgagggagggggctggggtggggggccTGGCGCCCAGCCCTGCAGTGGGGAGGGAAAAGTGGGGTGTGGGGCTTGTGCTGAGCCTGGGCTTCCCCTCAGGAAAACGACCTGGAGcccaaaaagaagaggaagaagaagaagaagcagcaggatgCGGAGGCCGAAtcggagcaggagctggaggaggcctCGGAGCCGGTGGAGAACGGGCTGGAGGAAGAGGCCTTGcccaagaagaaaaggaaactcACGGTAGAGGCTGAcaacgaggaggaggaggagaagaagaagaaaaagaagaagaagaaggagaaggccAGGGACTCAGAGGAGGAGGACTAGTGCTGCGGAGCTGGAGCCAGGCCGGGCTCCGGCCTACGGACTCACGGACTAGCAGCAGGTCAGCTCGGCCACCAGCGTTTGGCATCGCGGTGGCCACGTGAACCGTGTTTTGGCCCCTCGGGGCTGTGTTTGAGCCTCGCTGGCCCTTGCACAGCGGCGTGGCCCCTTCGCAGGGGGCTCAGGTGGCACATGGGGTCTGtcacccacccccacccccagcccccccccgggggtgACCGAACCGCAATAAAGGGCTGAGGGGGTGGTCGAgccttttctgtctttgttttgctgctcCGGCTGGGTAAGGGGCGGGGGCAGAGATGGGAGCCGACCCCCCTCGTGCTGCGGGGGCCGCATTCATTAGCAGGAAGCAATAAATTACCGGCGGGAGGCGCGGGGCCCTACGCGTCCAGGGCAGCTATCACGGCTTGGGTGAAATCCAGGGATGTGGCGTAGCCCCCCATGTCCGCCGTGCgcacctgcaaggagaggggAGCgtcagctgggagggagggggcccCCCAGCATGGCGGGGACCCCCAAGGTGGCCCTGTGCCTCAGCGGGGGGGGAGGCCCAAGCTGTGATGCCCCCCCAGGTGTGTGCACAGGCCTCACCCCCTGGCTCCAGGAATGAGGCAGGttttggggggtgcagggggacggGAATTGATGATttcgctgcccccccccctccacttccccaggcagagctgttcCCAGGGCTCACGTAGGCTGCAGGGGATGGtgaggggctcagccccagccccctccttGCTGCCCACCTGCCTTCTGGCCCCCCAAAACCTGCCCAGGtgctcctcccccccccgcccccccccccccccgcagggctTGGACAGGGCAGGGGGAAGCATTGGACCCTTTTATTTGCAAAgacaaatacacagcacagcGTTAAACCCCCTGCCAGTCACTTGCTCAcacagccagggcagagctgggcctcggggaggggcggggggaggccaGGGAGCCCCCCAGGACTCACAGTGCCAAGAGCTTGGGGTGCAGCCGTGGGGCCCATCCTGGGACAAGCAGAGGTGCTGCCC includes:
- the NOP56 gene encoding nucleolar protein 56 isoform X2; protein product: MVLLHVLFEHAAGYALFAVREVEEIGLLLPQVEESVLTLGKFHNVVKLVAFAPFRSAQSALENINAVSEGILHEDLRLLLETSMPAKKKKALLGVADPKIGAAILEELGYQCQTGGVVAEILRGIRLHFHALVKGLSAQSASKAQLGLGHSYSRAKVKFNVNRVDNMIIQSISLLDQLDKDINTFSMRVREWYGYHFPELIKIVSENYAYCRLAKFIGNRKELSEESLEGLEEIVMDGAKAQAILEASRSSMGMDISPLDLINIESFSSRVISLSEYRKGLQEYLRSKMSQVAPSLSALIGEVVGARLISHAGSLTNLAKYPASTVQILGAEKALFRALKTRGNTPKYGLIFHSTFIGRAAAKNKGRISRYLANKCTIASRIDCFSEVPTSVFGDKLREQVEERLAFYETGEPPRKNLEVMKEAVVEASEVVAEVKRKQEKKEKKKKKREKRRLEALAAAAEEEEENDLEPKKKRKKKKKQQDAEAESEQELEEASEPVENGLEEEALPKKKRKLTVEADNEEEEEKKKKKKKKKEKARDSEEED
- the NOP56 gene encoding nucleolar protein 56 isoform X1 codes for the protein MVSVLLHVLFEHAAGYALFAVREVEEIGLLLPQVEESVLTLGKFHNVVKLVAFAPFRSAQSALENINAVSEGILHEDLRLLLETSMPAKKKKALLGVADPKIGAAILEELGYQCQTGGVVAEILRGIRLHFHALVKGLSAQSASKAQLGLGHSYSRAKVKFNVNRVDNMIIQSISLLDQLDKDINTFSMRVREWYGYHFPELIKIVSENYAYCRLAKFIGNRKELSEESLEGLEEIVMDGAKAQAILEASRSSMGMDISPLDLINIESFSSRVISLSEYRKGLQEYLRSKMSQVAPSLSALIGEVVGARLISHAGSLTNLAKYPASTVQILGAEKALFRALKTRGNTPKYGLIFHSTFIGRAAAKNKGRISRYLANKCTIASRIDCFSEVPTSVFGDKLREQVEERLAFYETGEPPRKNLEVMKEAVVEASEVVAEVKRKQEKKEKKKKKREKRRLEALAAAAEEEEENDLEPKKKRKKKKKQQDAEAESEQELEEASEPVENGLEEEALPKKKRKLTVEADNEEEEEKKKKKKKKKEKARDSEEED